From Phaeocystidibacter marisrubri, the proteins below share one genomic window:
- the lysA gene encoding diaminopimelate decarboxylase — protein sequence MDQTSIVWSSENAEALVTEFGSPLFVYDTVVIERQYKRLRQAFNRCATRIHFAGKSLSNVNIWKFIQQLGAGFDAVSIEEVKLALHAGFDPREILFTPNSVGLAEYEEAIRLGVHINVDNLSILEELGAIYGDRVPIGIRINPHILAGGNHKISTGHIDSKFGISVHQMRHLHRIVDHYGLRIDGLHMHTGSEILDVQVFLTGAQILLDLAMDFPHLEYIDFGSGFKVAYKPNDLETDIEELGEKMCGLFNEFCENYGRELELIFEPGKFLVSEAGTFLTTSQVIKQTTSTVFVGVDSGLNHFIRPMFYDSYHHIDNLSNPDGKQRIYSVVGYICETDTFAWDRPLPEVRQGDILAFRNAGAYVMSMASNYNSRLLPAEVMYINGEYRLIRRRQELNDLLRDQIEIEWNQNALS from the coding sequence ATGGATCAGACATCAATTGTTTGGAGTTCAGAGAATGCTGAAGCGCTAGTTACAGAATTTGGATCACCGTTGTTTGTATACGACACCGTTGTAATCGAAAGACAGTACAAACGACTTCGTCAGGCGTTCAACCGCTGTGCAACGCGCATTCACTTTGCAGGAAAGTCGCTGTCCAATGTGAACATTTGGAAGTTCATCCAACAATTGGGAGCCGGTTTCGATGCCGTTTCCATTGAAGAAGTGAAACTTGCCTTGCACGCTGGGTTTGATCCACGAGAAATCCTTTTTACTCCGAATAGCGTTGGCCTAGCTGAATATGAAGAGGCCATTCGATTGGGTGTTCACATCAATGTAGATAACCTATCTATATTGGAGGAGCTAGGCGCGATTTACGGGGATAGAGTGCCTATTGGTATCCGAATCAATCCACATATCTTGGCGGGGGGCAACCACAAGATTAGTACCGGACACATTGATAGTAAGTTTGGTATATCCGTTCATCAAATGCGTCATCTGCACCGCATCGTAGACCATTACGGCTTGCGTATTGATGGCCTGCACATGCACACGGGAAGCGAAATCCTAGATGTTCAAGTCTTCTTGACAGGCGCTCAAATTCTTCTCGACTTAGCGATGGACTTCCCACATTTAGAGTACATCGATTTTGGTTCGGGTTTCAAAGTGGCCTACAAGCCAAATGATCTTGAAACGGATATCGAAGAGCTTGGTGAAAAGATGTGTGGGCTCTTCAATGAATTCTGCGAGAATTACGGTAGAGAATTGGAGCTGATTTTTGAACCGGGAAAGTTCTTAGTATCAGAAGCGGGTACCTTCTTAACTACCTCACAAGTTATTAAGCAAACCACCAGCACGGTTTTCGTTGGGGTAGATAGTGGATTGAATCATTTCATTCGTCCAATGTTCTATGATTCCTACCATCATATCGACAATTTGTCGAATCCCGACGGAAAACAGCGTATTTATTCAGTAGTCGGTTACATTTGCGAAACCGACACCTTTGCTTGGGATCGTCCGCTTCCAGAAGTTCGTCAAGGTGACATCCTAGCATTCCGCAATGCAGGTGCCTATGTGATGTCCATGGCGAGCAATTACAACAGCCGACTTCTTCCTGCGGAGGTGATGTACATCAATGGTGAATACAGGCTAATTCGCCGAAGACAGGAATTGAACGATTTACTTCGTGATCAGATTGAGATTGAATGGAACCAAAACGCATTGAGTTAA
- a CDS encoding GNAT family N-acetyltransferase, giving the protein MEPKRIELRKAELGDLTDVHYLIQQLAIFEKEPDAVEISIEDLQRHYSESRFEVFLAAIDGKTVGMALFYERYSTWKGPFIHLEDLFVIPEFRGRGIGRMLLEWVIFESDRRGARRLGWEVLDWNTPAVKFYESMGAVIEKSWWQCRMYKSEIESFDYRFIEEIKEVES; this is encoded by the coding sequence ATGGAACCAAAACGCATTGAGTTAAGAAAAGCAGAATTGGGCGACCTAACGGACGTTCATTACCTCATTCAACAACTTGCGATTTTTGAGAAAGAACCGGATGCGGTTGAAATTTCGATTGAAGATCTCCAACGACACTACTCCGAATCCAGATTTGAAGTTTTCCTTGCGGCCATCGACGGAAAGACCGTGGGTATGGCCTTGTTCTACGAGCGCTATAGCACGTGGAAAGGACCGTTTATTCACCTTGAAGACCTTTTCGTTATTCCTGAATTTAGAGGAAGAGGCATAGGTAGAATGCTATTGGAGTGGGTGATCTTTGAATCCGATAGAAGAGGAGCTCGCAGATTGGGTTGGGAAGTTCTCGACTGGAATACTCCAGCTGTGAAATTCTATGAAAGTATGGGAGCTGTGATTGAGAAATCATGGTGGCAATGCAGAATGTATAAGTCAGAAATTGAATCGTTTGATTACCGATTCATTGAGGAGATAAAAGAAGTTGAGTCATGA
- a CDS encoding aspartate kinase, with protein sequence MSDVFRVYKFGGASVKDAAAVRNVSEIIVNHAEEPLVVVVSAMGKTTNALETVIAAIMSKDESLLHSSIQVVIDFHRVIVEELFGASHPVWSSIEGMFTEMRSQATLRVDEKYGELYDRLIGFGEMLSTQIVDAYLKEMGIDSTWQNAQELIVTNADHRRATVDFEKTEIRVREAVTPKGVHVIQGFLGATESGKPTTLGREGSDYTAAVMAFVLNAAEVCIWKDVPGVLTGDPKVFDDVIQLQTISFREAIELAYYGASVIHPKTIQPLQRKEIPLRVRSFVNPTAPGTSIQQGKSLVPMSPCFIRKGNQVLITLSTRDLAFIVENHLSKIYQTFHKIGVAVNLMQNSAVSSSFSINNDPILIPQLLEELRGDFTVKHNEDLTLYTIRHYDAAAVNSIKNRGEVFLEQVTRHTHQMVLKEVQ encoded by the coding sequence ATGAGCGATGTGTTTCGCGTATATAAATTCGGTGGAGCTTCAGTGAAAGATGCTGCAGCCGTACGCAACGTTTCTGAGATCATAGTGAACCATGCGGAAGAGCCTTTAGTGGTTGTGGTTTCTGCAATGGGAAAAACAACAAATGCCCTGGAAACGGTAATCGCGGCTATCATGAGTAAGGATGAGTCGCTATTGCATTCCTCCATTCAGGTAGTGATTGATTTTCACCGGGTAATTGTCGAAGAACTCTTTGGTGCCTCTCATCCTGTTTGGTCTTCCATAGAAGGAATGTTTACCGAAATGCGTTCGCAAGCAACTCTTCGTGTAGACGAGAAATATGGAGAACTTTATGATCGACTCATTGGTTTTGGTGAGATGCTCTCCACTCAAATTGTAGATGCTTATCTAAAAGAGATGGGTATTGACTCTACTTGGCAAAATGCACAGGAGCTGATTGTGACGAATGCCGATCACAGAAGGGCCACCGTAGATTTTGAGAAGACGGAAATACGCGTTCGTGAGGCGGTAACGCCCAAAGGCGTTCATGTGATTCAAGGTTTTCTGGGCGCAACAGAATCGGGAAAACCCACCACTTTGGGACGAGAAGGTTCCGATTATACGGCTGCCGTGATGGCCTTCGTTCTCAACGCCGCTGAAGTGTGTATCTGGAAAGATGTTCCAGGCGTCTTGACGGGTGATCCAAAGGTTTTTGACGATGTAATTCAACTGCAAACCATTTCCTTTAGGGAAGCGATTGAGCTAGCCTACTACGGAGCTTCCGTGATTCACCCCAAGACGATACAGCCATTACAGCGAAAGGAAATTCCCTTACGAGTGCGAAGCTTTGTTAACCCTACTGCACCTGGGACATCTATTCAACAAGGGAAATCACTTGTGCCTATGTCGCCTTGTTTCATTCGAAAAGGCAATCAAGTGTTAATAACCTTGAGCACACGAGATCTTGCTTTTATTGTCGAAAATCATCTCTCCAAGATTTATCAAACCTTCCACAAGATTGGTGTCGCCGTTAACCTCATGCAGAATTCAGCAGTAAGTTCTTCATTTTCTATCAATAATGATCCTATTCTTATTCCTCAGTTGTTAGAAGAATTACGCGGTGATTTTACCGTGAAGCACAACGAGGATTTAACCCTTTACACCATTCGTCACTACGACGCGGCTGCTGTGAATTCTATAAAGAACAGAGGAGAGGTCTTCCTTGAACAAGTCACTCGACATACCCATCAAATGGTGCTCAAAGAAGTACAATAA
- a CDS encoding GNAT family N-acyltransferase: MKQTKQLVAKNDLAKAAKLDKIGMSWLAGVIMDITKLTEVNALYERFGDKTGIDFIDAVFEELEIEFNYFEDELKRIPKEGPFITVSNHPLGGIDGLVLLKIISMVRPDYKVMANFLLKKIETLEDQFIAVNPFETRKDAFNSSTGLKEAIQHLKDGHGLGIFPAGEVSAYKFGERKVIDREWQDGAIKLIEKMGVPVVPVYFKAKNSSLFYVLASLSSTLQTAKLPSELLTQRNKQILVRVGKPVEKKEMEECKNSVETMELLRERTYRLSSPLEDPTRLERLKKVVSRPPKAPAPIVSETPQQLIWDEIEDLREKGGRMTEFRTFEVFCAAAPDIPNILREIGRLREITFRKVGEGTNEETDLDDYDQVYLHLFLWDNQAQRIAGAYRLGMGADIYKENGIKGFYVNSLFRIEEDAFPIFSKSLEMGRAFIIEEYQQKPMPLFLLWKGIVHVILRNPDKVRYLTGCVSISNQFSKFSKAMMISYVQHHFFDAELGKHIHPRKEFRVRLSEEDEKFIRNSSGDDLNKFDRFIDEVEPGNMRFPVLFKKYIKQNAKIVCFNVDPKFNNSIDGFMYIDINDLPEQTIQPVLEELEEATKQEGRK; the protein is encoded by the coding sequence ATGAAGCAGACCAAACAACTTGTAGCCAAGAATGACCTAGCTAAAGCAGCAAAGCTCGACAAGATCGGGATGAGTTGGTTGGCAGGGGTAATCATGGATATCACTAAGCTCACTGAAGTCAACGCTCTGTATGAACGCTTCGGTGATAAGACTGGAATTGACTTTATTGATGCCGTATTTGAAGAGTTGGAAATTGAATTCAACTACTTTGAAGATGAGTTAAAGCGAATTCCGAAAGAAGGACCCTTTATTACCGTTTCCAATCACCCTTTGGGGGGAATTGACGGCTTGGTTCTTTTGAAGATTATCTCAATGGTTCGCCCGGACTACAAGGTGATGGCGAATTTCTTGTTGAAGAAGATTGAAACATTGGAGGATCAGTTTATTGCTGTGAATCCATTCGAAACTCGAAAAGATGCTTTCAACAGTTCAACGGGATTGAAAGAAGCGATTCAACATTTAAAAGATGGTCATGGTTTAGGCATTTTTCCAGCAGGTGAAGTGAGTGCCTATAAGTTTGGCGAGCGAAAAGTAATTGATAGAGAGTGGCAAGATGGCGCAATTAAGCTGATCGAGAAGATGGGTGTGCCTGTTGTTCCTGTCTACTTCAAGGCTAAGAACTCTTCGCTGTTTTATGTCCTAGCATCTCTATCTAGTACCCTTCAAACGGCTAAGCTACCGAGTGAATTACTCACTCAGCGGAACAAGCAAATACTTGTCCGGGTGGGTAAGCCTGTCGAGAAGAAGGAGATGGAAGAATGCAAGAACTCAGTCGAAACCATGGAATTACTGAGAGAGCGTACCTATCGTTTGTCCTCTCCATTAGAAGATCCTACTCGACTTGAGCGTCTAAAAAAAGTAGTGAGTAGACCTCCAAAGGCTCCTGCTCCCATTGTCTCCGAGACTCCTCAGCAACTCATTTGGGATGAGATTGAAGACTTGAGGGAGAAAGGTGGTAGGATGACAGAGTTTAGAACCTTTGAAGTGTTCTGTGCCGCTGCACCTGATATTCCGAATATTCTGAGAGAAATTGGTCGACTTCGTGAGATCACCTTCCGAAAGGTGGGAGAAGGAACGAATGAGGAAACCGATTTGGACGATTATGATCAAGTGTATTTGCACTTGTTTTTGTGGGATAATCAAGCACAGCGAATTGCCGGTGCCTACCGTCTCGGTATGGGTGCGGATATTTACAAAGAGAACGGGATTAAGGGATTCTATGTCAATAGCCTATTCCGAATTGAAGAAGATGCCTTCCCAATTTTCAGTAAGTCGTTGGAAATGGGGCGTGCATTTATCATCGAAGAATATCAACAAAAACCAATGCCTCTCTTCTTGTTGTGGAAAGGTATTGTGCATGTTATTCTCCGAAATCCGGATAAAGTGAGGTACTTGACTGGCTGTGTGAGTATTTCAAACCAGTTCTCGAAATTCTCTAAGGCTATGATGATTTCGTATGTTCAGCATCACTTCTTTGATGCAGAATTGGGAAAACACATTCACCCACGTAAAGAGTTTCGAGTACGCCTGAGCGAAGAGGATGAGAAATTTATTCGCAACTCTTCTGGCGATGATTTGAATAAGTTTGATCGTTTTATCGACGAAGTAGAGCCAGGGAACATGAGGTTTCCAGTTCTCTTCAAGAAGTACATCAAGCAGAATGCGAAGATTGTGTGCTTCAACGTAGATCCGAAGTTTAATAACTCCATCGATGGGTTTATGTATATAGATATCAACGACTTACCAGAGCAAACCATTCAGCCAGTTTTGGAAGAGTTGGAAGAGGCAACGAAGCAAGAAGGCAGGAAATAG
- a CDS encoding NAD(P)-dependent oxidoreductase, translating to MKVLIIDSTHPLLEETLHKNGFELVDGTGWNKEEVLENISDFTGVVVRSKFPIDEAFFRAATSLKCIGRFGAGLENIDLDAAERHNVTCFNVPEGNRQAVAEHALALLLNLMNHIRIADIEVRHGLWKRHENTGEELSGKTVGIIGLGNMGSAFANVLRGFNVQLLANDPYKTDWPENIKSVSLDELASKADVVSIHVPLTEETRGMINKTFFNRLDKPIYLLNTARGPVLKTQDLLKALDKGQVKGAGLDVLEFESSAFKLQIEENPVFQKLVQDDRVLLSPHIGGWTVEAFEKMALYLAEKMIKHLKS from the coding sequence ATGAAAGTACTGATCATTGACTCCACTCATCCTTTACTAGAAGAAACGCTTCACAAGAACGGATTTGAACTTGTTGATGGAACGGGGTGGAACAAAGAAGAAGTACTGGAAAATATATCCGATTTTACTGGTGTAGTAGTACGCAGTAAATTCCCCATTGATGAGGCCTTCTTTCGTGCCGCGACATCGCTAAAATGCATTGGCAGGTTTGGAGCTGGTTTGGAAAATATCGATCTGGATGCCGCGGAACGTCACAATGTAACCTGCTTCAACGTTCCCGAAGGCAATCGACAAGCCGTAGCTGAACACGCATTAGCCCTTCTACTCAATCTCATGAACCATATTCGAATCGCCGATATTGAAGTCAGACATGGCCTTTGGAAGCGTCATGAAAACACAGGAGAAGAGCTATCTGGAAAAACAGTAGGCATTATTGGACTTGGCAACATGGGAAGTGCCTTTGCTAACGTACTTCGTGGTTTCAACGTTCAACTACTCGCCAATGATCCTTACAAAACCGACTGGCCAGAAAATATTAAGTCCGTTTCTCTTGATGAGCTCGCATCGAAGGCAGATGTCGTTTCCATCCACGTTCCACTTACTGAAGAGACCCGTGGAATGATAAATAAGACTTTCTTCAACCGTTTGGATAAACCCATCTACCTTTTAAATACCGCCCGTGGTCCCGTTTTAAAAACGCAAGATCTTCTTAAAGCTTTAGACAAAGGTCAGGTAAAGGGAGCTGGTTTAGACGTGTTGGAATTTGAAAGTAGTGCGTTTAAACTCCAAATTGAAGAGAATCCAGTTTTCCAGAAACTGGTTCAAGACGACCGAGTTCTTCTTTCTCCTCACATTGGAGGTTGGACTGTAGAGGCTTTTGAAAAAATGGCTCTGTACTTGGCGGAAAAGATGATAAAACATCTTAAGTCCTAA
- the mgtE gene encoding magnesium transporter has protein sequence MSFELTQEYLNEINDLLEEGKSAEVAEQLSELHPADIAEILEELNKDEVIDITENLNSDLLGEVLVQLDEDSRKDVLDTYTGKEIAEEVVENLDSDDAADLISELSEEKKLEVLSNLEDVEQAKQIANLLTHAEDTAGALMATELVKVNHNWTVMRCVGEMRRQAEDVEQVHAVYVVDNNDILLGTLSLKKLLTTSTKTPIKEVYNNKFQSVKSTTENEEVARMMQKYDMFVVPVVDEMGRLLGRITLDDVLDFIKEEADRDYQLASGLSEDVDSSDTVFNLTRARLPWLLIGLMGGVIAASVIGQNEDELSAIPQLAFFIPLIAAMGGNVGVQSSAIVVQALANQTFSENIVKKLTKELSVGLVNGLICALVIFGVSLVIGYSQALALTVSLALLTVIIFASLFGTSVPLILDKYKIDPALATGPFITTANDVLGLFIYFGIGKAILGF, from the coding sequence ATGAGCTTTGAACTCACCCAAGAATACCTCAACGAGATCAACGACCTCTTAGAGGAAGGTAAATCAGCAGAAGTAGCCGAACAACTTTCGGAGCTACACCCCGCTGATATTGCCGAAATTCTGGAAGAGTTAAACAAGGATGAAGTCATTGACATTACCGAAAACCTCAACTCCGACTTACTCGGTGAGGTTCTCGTTCAATTAGATGAAGACTCTCGAAAAGACGTTCTCGACACATACACCGGTAAAGAAATTGCGGAAGAGGTTGTAGAAAACCTCGATTCCGATGATGCAGCCGACTTGATTTCAGAGCTTTCTGAAGAAAAGAAACTCGAGGTACTATCAAACCTAGAGGATGTTGAGCAAGCCAAGCAAATTGCCAACCTTCTAACCCACGCTGAAGATACCGCAGGTGCCTTGATGGCAACCGAATTAGTCAAAGTAAATCACAACTGGACAGTGATGCGTTGTGTAGGCGAAATGCGCCGACAAGCAGAAGACGTAGAGCAGGTTCACGCTGTCTATGTAGTTGACAACAATGACATACTTCTGGGAACTCTAAGTTTAAAAAAGCTTCTAACCACATCTACCAAAACCCCCATAAAGGAAGTTTACAACAATAAATTCCAATCTGTAAAATCAACTACAGAAAACGAAGAAGTTGCACGAATGATGCAGAAGTACGACATGTTTGTGGTACCTGTTGTAGATGAAATGGGAAGATTATTGGGGCGAATCACCCTGGATGACGTTCTCGACTTTATCAAAGAAGAAGCCGACAGAGATTACCAACTTGCTTCTGGTTTGAGTGAAGACGTAGACAGTAGCGATACCGTTTTTAACCTTACACGCGCTCGTCTCCCATGGCTTCTCATCGGACTAATGGGAGGAGTGATTGCAGCTTCCGTTATTGGTCAGAATGAAGACGAACTGAGTGCCATTCCTCAATTGGCATTCTTCATCCCACTGATCGCGGCAATGGGCGGAAATGTCGGCGTACAATCTTCAGCCATTGTTGTGCAAGCCTTGGCCAACCAGACCTTTTCAGAGAACATCGTCAAGAAGCTCACGAAAGAGCTTAGCGTAGGCTTGGTCAACGGATTGATCTGTGCACTTGTCATTTTTGGAGTGAGCTTGGTTATTGGATACTCTCAAGCTCTAGCCCTTACGGTGAGTTTAGCCCTTCTAACCGTCATCATTTTCGCTAGTCTTTTCGGCACATCTGTTCCGCTTATCCTCGACAAATACAAGATTGATCCCGCCCTAGCGACAGGTCCATTTATCACAACCGCCAACGACGTTCTCGGCCTTTTTATCTACTTTGGAATAGGAAAAGCTATTCTTGGATTCTAA
- the rsmA gene encoding 16S rRNA (adenine(1518)-N(6)/adenine(1519)-N(6))-dimethyltransferase RsmA, with translation MTKVRAKKHLGQHFLKDESIAERIANSLSGEGYTRILEIGPGMGVLTQFLLKQPIETWVVEVDGESVTWLQAHFPKLSDKIIHKDFLRFDFSSIFGDEPYAVIGNFPYNISSQIVFKVLDERDSIPEFAGMFQKEVAYRIATKPGSKDYGILSVLCQAYYDVEYLFTVDEHVFDPPPKVKSGVMTMKRKDTPPDVDFKKFKTVVKTAFNQRRKTLRNAVKSLTFDHTPETEAMLGLRAEQLGYREFIQLTNALKL, from the coding sequence ATGACAAAAGTCCGCGCTAAAAAGCACCTAGGTCAGCACTTCCTCAAAGACGAATCCATTGCGGAAAGAATTGCCAATTCTCTTTCAGGAGAAGGCTATACTCGCATCTTGGAAATCGGCCCAGGCATGGGAGTTCTCACTCAATTCTTACTCAAACAACCGATTGAAACATGGGTAGTTGAGGTAGATGGAGAGTCTGTAACCTGGCTACAAGCACACTTTCCAAAATTGAGTGATAAGATCATTCACAAGGACTTTTTACGCTTTGATTTCTCCAGCATTTTTGGTGACGAACCCTATGCCGTAATTGGAAACTTTCCGTACAACATTAGTTCACAGATTGTTTTCAAAGTATTAGATGAACGCGACTCGATTCCTGAATTTGCCGGGATGTTCCAAAAGGAAGTCGCCTATCGAATTGCGACAAAACCCGGCTCGAAAGACTACGGAATCCTCTCAGTACTTTGTCAGGCCTACTACGACGTGGAATACCTCTTCACCGTAGACGAGCATGTCTTTGATCCACCGCCCAAAGTAAAAAGCGGTGTCATGACTATGAAGCGGAAAGACACTCCACCCGATGTTGACTTTAAGAAGTTTAAAACCGTTGTAAAAACGGCTTTTAACCAACGAAGAAAGACCTTGAGGAACGCTGTCAAATCCTTAACTTTCGACCACACGCCAGAGACTGAAGCCATGCTCGGTCTTCGAGCAGAACAATTGGGATATCGAGAATTCATTCAACTGACCAACGCCCTGAAGCTATGA
- a CDS encoding M3 family metallopeptidase: protein MKSPLLPPYHTPFDTVPFNTIQPDQFEPAIDQAIEMANKRIAAITSLETPTFQNTIEALEFCSLELNRVAEVFFNLNSAETNDSIQALARNISPKLSAFGNDVLLNADLFAKVDAVYQSREELDLTPEGARLLEKTWKSFTRNGAGLDDEGKVKLREIDEKLSTLGLQFGEHVLADTQAFTLHITDENELSGLPESARDMAAETASEKGLEGWVFTLDYPSYMAFMTYADHRELRKKMWTAFGKRGNNDNENNNTEIIRQISQLRAERANLLGFESHAQFVLAERMAEKPETVEEFLADLKSKSLDAAKTDVAEVAEFASKLDGLETLERWDFGYYSEKLKKEKFNIDDELLKPYFALENVLEGAFTVAGKLYGLKFEERKDLPVYHEEVRTFEVKDIHNNLQAIFYTDFHPRSGKRNGAWMTSYKSQYILNGEEHRPHISIVCNFSRPTKSKPALLTFQEVTTLFHEFGHALHGMLAEGTYPGLTGTNVYWDFVELPSQIMENWCYQPEALALFAKHYETGEIIPTEYVEKIRESATFLEGYATVRQLSFGLIDMAWHNRSTGVEGDLESFEKEVIQELELFPTSVEMMMSTAFSHIFQGGYSAGYYSYKWAEVLDADAFESFLEEGLFNPETALRFKKLLSSGGTVHPMDLYVEFKGSEPTPDALLRRAGLLPKTV, encoded by the coding sequence ATGAAGTCACCATTGCTTCCTCCCTACCATACTCCATTTGACACTGTTCCTTTCAACACCATTCAACCTGATCAATTCGAACCCGCAATTGATCAAGCGATTGAAATGGCCAATAAGAGAATTGCTGCCATCACCTCACTAGAGACACCTACTTTTCAGAATACCATTGAAGCTTTGGAATTCTGTTCGCTCGAATTAAACCGAGTGGCTGAAGTGTTCTTTAATCTCAATTCTGCAGAGACAAACGACAGCATTCAAGCCCTTGCTCGCAACATCTCCCCTAAGCTTTCCGCATTTGGGAATGATGTCTTGCTCAATGCCGATTTGTTTGCTAAAGTCGATGCGGTCTATCAATCAAGAGAAGAACTCGACTTAACCCCAGAGGGTGCTCGACTTCTAGAAAAAACATGGAAGTCTTTTACGCGAAACGGCGCAGGATTGGACGACGAAGGTAAGGTGAAACTTCGCGAAATCGACGAGAAGCTCAGCACGCTAGGGCTCCAATTCGGAGAACACGTACTAGCTGATACCCAAGCATTCACACTCCACATCACCGATGAAAACGAACTTTCGGGCTTACCTGAGTCAGCTCGTGACATGGCCGCAGAGACCGCTTCTGAAAAAGGATTAGAAGGATGGGTATTTACATTAGATTATCCGTCGTATATGGCCTTCATGACCTACGCCGACCACAGAGAGTTGCGCAAAAAAATGTGGACAGCCTTCGGAAAGCGCGGGAACAATGACAATGAAAACAACAATACCGAGATTATTCGTCAGATCTCCCAATTACGGGCAGAACGCGCCAATTTGCTCGGCTTTGAAAGTCATGCCCAATTCGTTTTAGCAGAACGCATGGCCGAGAAGCCAGAAACCGTAGAAGAATTCCTAGCGGATCTCAAATCTAAATCTCTTGATGCTGCAAAGACGGATGTAGCTGAAGTAGCAGAATTCGCCTCGAAATTAGATGGGTTGGAAACACTCGAAAGATGGGATTTCGGCTATTACTCTGAAAAGCTCAAGAAAGAGAAATTCAACATCGACGACGAGTTATTGAAACCATACTTCGCCCTTGAAAATGTATTAGAGGGAGCCTTCACCGTTGCTGGCAAACTGTATGGATTGAAATTCGAAGAGCGCAAGGACCTTCCTGTCTATCACGAAGAAGTAAGAACTTTTGAAGTAAAAGACATCCACAACAACCTACAAGCCATTTTCTATACCGATTTCCACCCTAGAAGTGGTAAACGCAATGGCGCCTGGATGACTTCTTACAAGAGCCAATACATTTTAAACGGCGAGGAACATCGTCCACATATAAGCATCGTTTGCAACTTCTCTCGACCTACCAAATCAAAACCAGCGTTACTCACTTTTCAGGAAGTCACCACTCTCTTCCATGAGTTTGGTCACGCTCTACACGGCATGTTAGCCGAAGGAACTTACCCAGGTTTAACCGGAACCAACGTCTACTGGGACTTCGTTGAACTTCCATCTCAGATTATGGAAAACTGGTGTTATCAACCCGAAGCGTTAGCACTCTTTGCCAAACACTACGAAACTGGAGAGATCATCCCAACAGAATACGTAGAGAAAATTCGCGAGAGCGCTACCTTCCTGGAAGGGTATGCTACGGTTCGTCAGTTGAGTTTTGGATTGATTGATATGGCTTGGCACAACAGAAGCACAGGCGTTGAAGGGGATCTTGAATCCTTTGAAAAAGAGGTAATCCAAGAACTCGAACTCTTCCCTACTTCTGTAGAAATGATGATGTCTACAGCCTTTTCTCACATCTTCCAAGGCGGATACAGTGCTGGATACTACAGCTACAAATGGGCAGAAGTATTGGATGCCGATGCTTTTGAATCTTTCCTTGAAGAAGGCCTCTTCAACCCTGAAACTGCGTTGAGGTTCAAGAAATTACTATCTAGTGGTGGAACCGTACACCCTATGGATCTATATGTGGAATTCAAAGGAAGTGAACCAACCCCTGACGCATTGTTGAGAAGAGCTGGACTACTCCCAAAAACCGTGTAG